A window from Kribbella jejuensis encodes these proteins:
- a CDS encoding zinc-binding dehydrogenase gives MKALVNTPAGLAVHTVADPFPAPDQALIAVRSFSLNRGELDLLAARTEDWRPGQDIAGVMVEPAADGSGPAAGARVVALAEDSGWAELAAVSTARLAELPDSVDVEQAAALPLAGRAALNTLRIGGNLLGKRVLVTGATGGVGQLQVQLAVLAGAEVTAVGRDEAADLLLKRGARSVVPAVTEAEGLFDLITESVGGETLEAAVTRVAPGGTVVVFGASSRRKAAVNLYDFIGHEGARLVSYLSYADPTPVSADLRTLVDLVATGSLQPPVGFQADWNQVHNALEGLRNRTFHGKAVLTIP, from the coding sequence ATGAAAGCACTCGTGAACACCCCGGCAGGCCTTGCCGTCCACACTGTCGCCGACCCCTTCCCCGCACCCGACCAGGCGTTGATCGCCGTACGGTCGTTCTCCCTCAACCGCGGCGAACTCGATCTGCTCGCCGCCCGTACCGAAGACTGGCGGCCCGGGCAGGACATCGCCGGCGTTATGGTCGAGCCGGCCGCGGACGGATCGGGGCCGGCGGCAGGAGCGAGGGTGGTGGCGCTCGCCGAGGACAGCGGCTGGGCCGAACTCGCGGCGGTGTCCACGGCCCGGCTGGCCGAACTGCCCGATTCCGTCGACGTCGAGCAGGCCGCCGCGCTGCCGTTGGCCGGTCGAGCCGCGTTGAACACCCTGCGGATCGGCGGCAACTTGTTGGGCAAGAGGGTTCTCGTCACCGGCGCCACCGGGGGCGTCGGGCAACTCCAGGTGCAGCTCGCCGTACTGGCTGGTGCCGAGGTCACTGCGGTCGGCCGCGACGAAGCGGCCGACCTTCTGCTCAAGCGCGGCGCGCGATCGGTCGTACCGGCCGTCACGGAAGCGGAGGGTCTCTTCGACCTGATCACGGAGTCGGTCGGCGGGGAGACGCTCGAGGCTGCCGTCACCCGAGTCGCACCTGGCGGCACGGTGGTCGTCTTCGGCGCGAGCAGTCGCCGTAAGGCAGCCGTCAATCTCTACGACTTCATCGGCCACGAGGGTGCCCGCCTCGTCAGCTACCTCTCGTACGCGGACCCGACGCCCGTCAGCGCCGACCTGCGAACACTCGTCGACCTCGTCGCCACGGGATCCCTGCAACCACCAGTCGGCTTCCAGGCCGATTGGAACCAGGTGCACAACGCACTCGAAGGCCTCCGCAACCGCACGTTCCATGGCAAGGCAGTACTGACCATCCCCTGA
- a CDS encoding zinc-dependent alcohol dehydrogenase family protein gives MTMTVLFDELGGPEVLRLAELEPGEPGPEEVRIRVEAIGLNRAEALFRSGTYVYPANLPGSRLGYEAAGVIEAVGDEVEGFSVGDAVSAVPTFLMTEYGTYAESVVLPAHALVHRPAGVDAVSGAATWMAYTTAYGLMVEYGNIKPGDTVLINAASSGVGLAAIQVANHLGAVPVATTRTSAKAQRLLDAGAAHVIATEEQDLVKEVLSVTDGRGVELALDAIMGPAVNTLVQAVVPDGSLLFYGWLDTTPAPMPIAADFRGRTIRTYAFSELTIDSKPRLRRAKHFINAGLRSGSLAPVIDETFDLADVVAAHRYLESNAQFGKIVLTVDH, from the coding sequence ATGACGATGACAGTACTGTTCGACGAGCTCGGTGGGCCGGAGGTTCTCCGGCTGGCGGAGCTCGAGCCGGGGGAACCCGGACCGGAGGAGGTCCGGATTCGGGTCGAGGCGATCGGTCTCAACCGGGCCGAGGCGCTCTTCCGGTCGGGCACCTATGTGTACCCGGCGAACCTTCCGGGATCGCGCCTCGGTTACGAGGCTGCCGGGGTGATTGAGGCGGTCGGTGACGAGGTCGAGGGCTTCTCGGTCGGTGACGCCGTCAGCGCCGTACCGACGTTCCTCATGACGGAGTACGGCACGTACGCCGAGTCCGTCGTCCTGCCGGCACACGCGCTGGTGCATCGGCCAGCTGGTGTCGATGCCGTGTCCGGCGCGGCGACGTGGATGGCGTACACCACCGCGTACGGTCTGATGGTTGAGTACGGCAACATCAAGCCGGGCGACACCGTACTCATCAACGCGGCGTCGAGCGGTGTCGGTCTGGCCGCCATCCAGGTCGCGAATCATCTGGGCGCGGTGCCGGTGGCAACGACCCGCACCAGCGCGAAAGCGCAGCGCTTGCTCGATGCGGGCGCGGCCCATGTCATCGCGACAGAAGAACAGGATCTCGTCAAGGAGGTCCTGAGCGTGACGGACGGACGGGGTGTCGAGTTGGCCCTCGACGCGATCATGGGTCCGGCCGTCAACACGCTCGTACAGGCCGTTGTGCCTGACGGTTCGCTTCTGTTCTACGGCTGGCTGGACACGACGCCCGCGCCGATGCCGATCGCGGCGGACTTCCGCGGGCGGACGATCCGGACGTACGCGTTCAGCGAACTGACCATCGACAGCAAACCGCGCCTCCGCCGGGCCAAGCACTTCATCAACGCCGGACTGCGCTCCGGCTCGCTGGCTCCGGTCATCGACGAGACCTTCGACCTCGCGGACGTGGTCGCGGCGCACCGGTACCTGGAGTCCAACGCGCAGTTCGGCAAGATCGTCCTGACCGTCGACCACTAG
- a CDS encoding dihydrofolate reductase family protein, with protein sequence MSSRRRRCLYDDGPQGASRWLDRTGAWADKLNSMPKYVVSSTVEHPRWGAGVVLNGDVVAQVAEVKRDVAGEIVVYASYQLVRSLIEHGLVDELRLFVFPVVLGGGERLFDGIDDRLPLRLAGARTLGVGLTFLNYEVVR encoded by the coding sequence ATCAGTTCTCGTCGCCGACGGTGTCTGTACGACGATGGGCCGCAGGGCGCTTCGCGCTGGTTGGACCGCACCGGTGCGTGGGCAGACAAGCTGAACAGCATGCCGAAGTATGTGGTGTCGTCGACGGTCGAACATCCTCGCTGGGGTGCGGGCGTCGTACTGAACGGCGACGTCGTCGCGCAGGTCGCCGAGGTGAAGCGCGACGTCGCGGGGGAGATCGTCGTCTATGCGAGCTATCAGTTGGTGCGGAGTCTGATCGAGCACGGCCTGGTCGACGAGCTGCGCCTGTTCGTGTTCCCGGTCGTGCTCGGGGGAGGGGAGCGCCTCTTCGACGGCATCGACGACAGGCTTCCACTTCGCCTCGCGGGTGCGCGCACGCTCGGAGTAGGTCTGACTTTCCTGAACTACGAGGTCGTGCGCTAG
- a CDS encoding mechanosensitive ion channel family protein codes for MNLAQSWNDAVHAVITFLPKFVLFLVILFIGWLVATALRKLVNVALGRVGFDRAVERGGVGRALAQSKYDASGLIAALIYYAVLLIALQFAFGVFGQNPVSDLLASIVRWLPRAVVAIVIVVVAAAIANALRDLVGSALSALSYGQLIAKVVQIFVIALGVIAALNQIGVATAVTTPVLIAVLATVGGVIVVGMGGGMVRPMQRRWDRWLDRAEQDFPNARAREQAYQRGREDAERIREFSPERNPETSQWQPEPGESPVGGLSGDLQGGTRRSTPPPPPRSDGSV; via the coding sequence ATGAATCTGGCCCAATCCTGGAACGACGCGGTGCATGCCGTGATCACGTTCCTGCCGAAGTTCGTGCTGTTCCTCGTGATCTTGTTCATCGGGTGGCTGGTCGCGACCGCGCTGCGCAAACTGGTGAACGTCGCGCTCGGGCGGGTGGGGTTCGACCGTGCTGTCGAGCGCGGTGGTGTCGGCCGGGCGCTCGCGCAGTCGAAGTACGACGCCAGTGGTCTGATCGCGGCGCTGATCTACTACGCGGTCCTCCTGATCGCGCTGCAGTTCGCGTTCGGTGTGTTCGGTCAGAACCCGGTGAGCGACTTGCTGGCCTCGATCGTGCGCTGGTTGCCGCGGGCGGTGGTGGCGATCGTCATCGTGGTGGTGGCGGCCGCGATCGCGAACGCGTTGCGTGATCTGGTCGGCAGCGCGTTGTCGGCGCTGAGCTACGGCCAGCTGATCGCGAAGGTGGTACAGATCTTCGTCATCGCGCTCGGTGTCATCGCGGCGCTGAACCAGATCGGCGTGGCGACGGCGGTGACCACGCCGGTGCTCATTGCGGTACTCGCGACGGTGGGTGGCGTGATCGTCGTCGGGATGGGCGGCGGCATGGTCCGCCCGATGCAGCGACGCTGGGACCGGTGGCTGGATCGCGCCGAGCAGGACTTCCCAAACGCGCGGGCGCGCGAGCAGGCGTACCAGCGAGGACGTGAGGACGCCGAGCGGATCCGGGAGTTCAGCCCGGAACGCAACCCGGAGACCAGCCAGTGGCAGCCGGAACCGGGTGAGTCGCCTGTCGGCGGTCTGAGCGGCGACCTGCAGGGTGGCACGCGCCGGTCGACTCCGCCGCCCCCACCGCGAAGCGACGGTTCCGTCTGA
- a CDS encoding DUF6401 family natural product biosynthesis protein, producing MAWMRIVRDASARLELAMLRGDLLSRMKSYEPGLQAAVDQHAAAVRDILGLTIGSAGPVELAAYAQGVRDAAAEHGWSLEHSSESDWVTLRLLATVSLTSADTLELPQL from the coding sequence ATGGCCTGGATGAGAATCGTGCGGGACGCGTCTGCCCGACTCGAGCTGGCGATGTTACGCGGCGATCTTCTGTCGAGAATGAAGAGCTATGAGCCGGGCCTGCAGGCGGCCGTCGATCAGCATGCGGCGGCGGTACGCGACATCCTTGGCCTGACCATCGGATCAGCCGGCCCGGTCGAGTTGGCGGCGTACGCACAAGGTGTCCGGGACGCCGCGGCCGAGCACGGCTGGAGCCTCGAGCACAGCTCCGAGAGCGACTGGGTGACGCTTCGCCTGTTGGCCACCGTCAGCCTGACGTCAGCCGACACTCTAGAGCTGCCCCAGCTCTGA
- a CDS encoding PhzF family phenazine biosynthesis protein: protein MSLEVTVVQACRRSGRGGSRTAVVTDTELRDSTRRAIPAAVGASHAVFISTQDPAAVRLRFFTSTGELPACGHGTVAALAVLAQDAGEYEGMLQTAAGLLPGHAIGREGEYSAAFTPGPIELHAAAAEVADPILSALGVGTETVACHVASVGRPRLLVELADQQTLTNLAPDMPRLRAATDRLGLLGCYAYVSPSADGRTVARMFAPSIGVPEDIANANSTACLAAYLSTRGHSRLQVDMGDSLGHPATMITTVTATSGPPIVEVGGQVAICVSAERVEEPIDSGR from the coding sequence ATGAGCCTCGAGGTGACCGTCGTGCAGGCGTGCCGGCGTTCCGGCCGCGGTGGCAGTCGGACTGCGGTGGTCACGGATACCGAACTGCGCGACAGCACGCGGCGCGCGATACCTGCAGCGGTGGGAGCCTCGCACGCGGTCTTCATCTCCACCCAGGATCCAGCGGCGGTCAGGCTGCGGTTCTTCACCTCGACCGGCGAGCTCCCGGCCTGCGGTCACGGCACCGTCGCAGCGCTCGCCGTACTGGCCCAGGACGCGGGTGAGTACGAGGGCATGCTGCAGACCGCGGCGGGATTGTTGCCGGGTCACGCGATCGGAAGAGAGGGCGAATACAGCGCAGCGTTCACGCCCGGCCCGATCGAACTGCACGCCGCGGCCGCAGAGGTCGCCGACCCGATCCTGTCCGCGTTGGGGGTCGGAACCGAGACCGTGGCGTGCCACGTCGCTTCCGTCGGACGACCGCGGCTGCTGGTCGAACTCGCCGACCAGCAGACGCTCACGAACCTCGCACCCGACATGCCCCGGCTACGAGCGGCCACCGACCGACTCGGTCTGCTCGGCTGCTACGCATACGTGTCACCGTCTGCGGACGGCCGGACCGTGGCCCGGATGTTCGCGCCGTCCATCGGCGTACCGGAGGACATCGCCAACGCCAACAGCACCGCCTGTCTGGCCGCGTACCTGTCAACTCGAGGGCATTCGCGACTACAGGTGGACATGGGCGACTCGTTGGGCCACCCCGCGACCATGATCACCACCGTCACCGCGACCTCCGGCCCACCGATCGTCGAAGTCGGCGGACAAGTCGCGATCTGCGTGTCGGCGGAACGTGTGGAAGAACCCATCGACTCCGGGCGTTGA
- a CDS encoding AraC family transcriptional regulator has protein sequence MDVLSDALLAVRTGRPVSRRNEYLGRWGLRFQSGEGIGFHVVLEGRCWFVPPAGDPVLLAPGDVVVLPHGHGHGLASGPDVELSGSVIPLDHPEQVADTASDGGPGKSVLLCGAYLTDRARAHPLLAELPASIHLPSMPGSRSALSTAVGLLADELRDERAGTAAVVPALLDTVLLYALRDWYDQNAAATGQGWSRALADASVRTALDQIHGDPAHPWTVESLGKAAGLSRAAFAQRFTALTGQTPMAYLTWWRLVIAARRLRESEVSLASIAREIGYSSEFAFANAFKRHYRVPPGRYRRNGPDDSPAWLSSEELRSELQGDGR, from the coding sequence GTGGACGTGTTGAGCGACGCGCTGCTGGCGGTACGCACCGGGCGGCCGGTGTCGCGCCGGAACGAGTATCTTGGCCGCTGGGGTCTGCGGTTCCAGTCGGGCGAGGGCATCGGGTTTCACGTCGTACTCGAGGGCCGGTGCTGGTTCGTGCCGCCGGCCGGCGACCCGGTGCTGCTGGCTCCCGGCGATGTCGTCGTCCTGCCGCACGGCCATGGACACGGACTGGCCAGCGGGCCGGACGTCGAACTGTCCGGTTCGGTGATTCCGCTCGACCACCCGGAACAGGTCGCGGATACCGCCTCCGACGGCGGTCCGGGCAAGAGCGTCTTGCTGTGCGGTGCGTACCTGACCGACCGCGCCAGGGCCCATCCGCTGCTGGCGGAACTTCCCGCCTCGATTCACCTTCCGAGCATGCCGGGCAGCAGGTCGGCGCTGAGTACCGCGGTCGGTCTGTTGGCGGACGAGTTGCGGGACGAGCGCGCCGGTACCGCTGCTGTCGTGCCTGCGCTGCTGGACACCGTGCTGCTCTACGCGCTGAGAGATTGGTACGACCAGAACGCGGCGGCAACCGGTCAGGGATGGAGCAGAGCCCTGGCTGACGCCTCGGTTCGAACCGCGCTCGACCAGATCCACGGCGATCCGGCACATCCTTGGACCGTCGAATCGCTCGGCAAGGCAGCCGGCCTCTCCCGAGCTGCGTTCGCGCAGCGGTTCACGGCCCTGACCGGGCAGACGCCGATGGCGTACCTGACGTGGTGGCGACTGGTGATCGCGGCGCGACGCCTACGGGAGAGCGAGGTGTCGCTCGCGTCGATCGCGCGCGAGATCGGCTACTCGTCGGAGTTCGCGTTCGCCAACGCGTTCAAGCGTCACTATCGGGTGCCGCCCGGCCGCTATCGCCGCAACGGTCCGGACGACTCCCCGGCCTGGCTGTCATCCGAGGAGCTGCGATCCGAGCTCCAGGGAGATGGACGATGA
- a CDS encoding acyltransferase — MEELRGQLRVWLQKWRWYQRNSLPWNRGRIHWELMRRGAFARWPLHGNVLEALRDGRLELGPNTMFEPDVWITVGDEGRVRIGDGTFLNIAVMVAALDLVEIGSHCMLANGCFVTDADHRVDDPERPVPWQGFRSKGPTRIGDNVWLGANVVVTSGVTIGERCVIGANSVVTRDIPPYSVAAGAPAKVLHTVTYPKAHP, encoded by the coding sequence GTGGAGGAGCTTCGTGGGCAACTCAGGGTCTGGCTGCAGAAATGGCGTTGGTACCAGCGGAACTCGTTGCCGTGGAACCGCGGCCGGATCCACTGGGAGCTGATGCGGCGCGGGGCGTTCGCGCGCTGGCCGTTGCACGGGAACGTACTGGAGGCGTTGCGGGACGGGAGACTCGAGCTCGGGCCCAACACGATGTTCGAGCCCGACGTGTGGATCACTGTCGGCGACGAGGGGCGGGTCAGGATCGGGGACGGTACGTTCCTGAACATCGCGGTGATGGTCGCGGCTCTCGACCTGGTGGAGATCGGGTCGCACTGCATGCTGGCGAACGGATGCTTCGTGACGGACGCCGATCACCGGGTCGACGACCCGGAACGGCCGGTGCCGTGGCAGGGGTTCCGCTCCAAGGGGCCGACGCGGATCGGCGACAACGTCTGGCTGGGCGCGAACGTGGTCGTCACCAGCGGGGTGACGATCGGCGAACGGTGCGTCATCGGCGCCAACAGCGTCGTCACGCGAGACATCCCGCCGTACTCCGTCGCCGCCGGCGCACCGGCGAAGGTCCTGCACACCGTCACGTACCCGAAGGCACACCCCTGA
- a CDS encoding LysR family transcriptional regulator produces MEVRQLEFFVAVAEELHFGRAAERLHIGQPAVSQHVARLERELGVQLFDRTTRRVRLTGAGRRLLPEAHATLTAFGRLRAAVAEPAGDITGRLRIGTSEGLGDRLDQVLDQIATLAPAVDVRLVSLPSVERLDALRRGELDAAFVRPAVPVAALDTTAVWNETLVAAVPATHVAAARSSVTLADLAGTPLRLSPRQANPGLYDFLTGLLQQADVEPQRGPDIGSVYDALAEIGAGPPAWTVLYASATERLRVNRIAFRRLDVPALQTLIATAPGPKSPAVQLLVDSCVAAG; encoded by the coding sequence ATGGAAGTTCGCCAGCTCGAATTCTTCGTCGCGGTCGCGGAGGAGTTGCACTTCGGGCGCGCCGCGGAACGCCTGCACATCGGGCAACCGGCCGTCAGCCAACACGTCGCGCGACTGGAGCGCGAGCTCGGCGTCCAGCTCTTCGATCGCACGACCCGACGGGTGCGACTGACCGGTGCCGGCCGCCGATTGTTGCCTGAGGCACACGCCACGCTGACCGCCTTCGGCCGGCTGCGGGCCGCAGTCGCTGAGCCCGCCGGCGACATCACTGGACGACTGCGCATCGGGACGAGCGAGGGATTGGGTGATCGGCTTGACCAAGTCCTCGACCAGATCGCGACGCTGGCGCCCGCGGTCGACGTACGACTCGTCAGTCTGCCATCGGTCGAGCGTCTCGACGCGCTCCGTCGCGGTGAGCTCGACGCCGCGTTCGTCCGGCCCGCCGTACCCGTCGCCGCACTCGACACCACCGCCGTGTGGAACGAGACCCTCGTGGCGGCTGTGCCGGCCACGCACGTGGCCGCGGCGCGCTCATCGGTCACCTTGGCCGACCTGGCCGGCACGCCTTTGCGACTCAGCCCACGGCAGGCAAATCCTGGTCTGTACGACTTCCTGACGGGTCTCCTGCAGCAGGCCGACGTCGAACCACAGCGAGGTCCGGACATCGGATCGGTGTACGACGCCCTCGCCGAGATCGGCGCGGGACCGCCTGCGTGGACGGTGCTGTACGCCTCCGCCACGGAACGGTTGCGAGTCAACCGGATCGCCTTCCGGCGCCTGGACGTACCGGCGTTGCAGACCCTGATTGCGACTGCTCCCGGACCGAAGTCCCCAGCCGTCCAGCTCTTGGTGGACAGTTGCGTTGCCGCTGGCTGA
- the nadB gene encoding L-aspartate oxidase — translation MTRVVDVVVIGSGVAGLSTALGLAATRDVLLLSAGDGSTPWAQGGISAAYGEDDPLDHLHDTEVAGAGFCDPRNVRALVEEGPQRLAELIAHGARFDRNGDGSLSRTLEGGHSRPRIVHAGGDATGAEVHRALLAALDRSSVQTMTGRTVGLLQSEYGSVVGVLVETGSEVTQIEARAVVLATGGIGNAYLASTNPSTVRGDGIALALRAGASLVDMEFVQFHPTALHTGETSGQLPLVTEAVRGEGAVLRDIHGRRIMAGRHPRADLAPRDVVARAIEATMRRDGSDHVWLDATAVDPDVLRKRFPTVLASCARIGVDLLTEQIPVAPAEHFLCGGVRTDRNGATDVPGLYAVGEVAATGVHGANRLASNSLLEGLVFGRRVATALTLDLPAKDHGRARELPLGDDRDPERIRTILTRYAGIRRDGAGLNAAADELESLGGGPLATVARAVIVAATARQDSRGCHWRSDYPHSDARWDEHIAVHLDQEGRPTTRQLLSSATA, via the coding sequence ATGACGCGCGTCGTCGACGTCGTCGTCATCGGCTCCGGCGTCGCGGGCCTGTCAACCGCACTCGGTCTCGCGGCGACCCGCGACGTACTCCTGCTCAGCGCCGGCGACGGCAGCACGCCCTGGGCGCAGGGCGGCATCTCGGCCGCGTACGGCGAGGACGATCCGCTCGACCACCTGCACGACACGGAGGTGGCGGGCGCGGGATTCTGCGATCCCCGGAACGTCCGCGCGCTGGTCGAGGAGGGACCACAACGCCTCGCCGAGCTGATCGCTCACGGGGCACGCTTCGATCGCAACGGTGACGGATCCCTGTCGAGGACCTTGGAGGGCGGCCACAGTCGTCCCCGGATCGTGCACGCCGGCGGTGATGCCACCGGTGCGGAGGTACATCGCGCGCTGCTCGCAGCCCTGGACCGAAGCAGCGTGCAGACGATGACCGGGCGCACCGTCGGTCTGCTGCAGTCGGAGTACGGAAGTGTCGTCGGGGTGCTCGTCGAGACCGGCAGCGAGGTCACGCAGATCGAGGCGCGCGCCGTGGTACTGGCCACTGGCGGTATCGGCAACGCGTACCTGGCGAGCACCAACCCCTCGACGGTACGCGGCGACGGTATCGCCTTGGCGCTGCGAGCCGGCGCATCGCTGGTGGACATGGAGTTCGTGCAGTTCCACCCGACCGCGCTCCACACCGGTGAGACCAGCGGTCAGTTGCCTCTGGTCACCGAGGCGGTCCGCGGTGAAGGCGCCGTACTCCGCGACATCCACGGCCGCCGGATCATGGCCGGACGGCATCCGCGAGCCGATCTGGCGCCGCGGGACGTCGTCGCCCGGGCGATCGAGGCGACGATGCGCCGCGACGGATCCGACCACGTCTGGCTGGACGCGACGGCTGTGGATCCCGACGTACTCCGGAAGCGGTTCCCGACCGTACTGGCGTCGTGCGCGCGGATCGGCGTCGACCTGCTGACGGAGCAGATCCCGGTCGCGCCGGCCGAACACTTCCTCTGCGGCGGCGTACGCACCGACCGCAACGGCGCAACCGACGTACCTGGTCTGTATGCCGTTGGCGAGGTCGCGGCGACCGGTGTCCACGGAGCCAATCGGCTCGCCTCGAACAGCCTGCTCGAGGGACTGGTCTTCGGGCGTCGGGTCGCGACCGCGCTGACCCTCGACCTCCCCGCGAAGGACCACGGCCGCGCCCGTGAACTCCCGCTCGGCGATGACCGCGATCCGGAGCGGATCCGCACGATCCTGACCAGGTACGCCGGCATCCGTCGTGACGGCGCCGGCCTGAACGCGGCCGCCGACGAGCTCGAGAGCCTGGGCGGCGGCCCGCTCGCGACGGTGGCGCGAGCCGTCATCGTCGCGGCCACCGCACGCCAGGACAGCCGCGGCTGCCACTGGCGCTCCGACTACCCCCACTCCGACGCCCGCTGGGACGAGCACATCGCCGTACACCTCGACCAAGAAGGCCGCCCGACCACCCGACAACTCCTGTCCTCAGCCACCGCTTGA